The following proteins are co-located in the Gloeocapsa sp. PCC 7428 genome:
- a CDS encoding heme peroxidase family protein, giving the protein MNTQQKNQNKIQGFTPRKPAGERVGRMHGFSPRKEDNQPIGQFVPTGKFGRLFPELRPLTPVNKSLEEFKKSLEALGNAMSDPQFPDDPSENDPANDNKTVPAGYTYLGQFIDHDITFDITSLQETLNDPLALRNFRTPMLDLDSLYGAGPEVQPYLYELGRPEFFLIGQTTESPTGRQGEQLGVLPNDIPRAPSMLGLLGDPRNDENLIVSQLHLAFLKFHNKVVQGIKDGTIQQESPIRKSAFEEARDLVIWHYQWIVLHDFLKRILDNEQLDLVLKQGPSFYKPTGDAFIPLEFSVAAYRLGHSMVRAAYDYNRVFTFLETDSKLASATLQLLFEFTAKSGTSDTAPGLNPTLPTNWVIDWRRFFEIDPNVPAGLSRKLDPLLVDPLKDLPNVPEPKSLAVRNLLRGLKVGLPPGQSVAKFMGFDPLTPAEIATGKDGEVAREHGFDIESPLWYYILKEAEIQGKGEHLGQVGSRIIAEVFVGLLQKDSSSFLVRKPDWKPTLPAQQQGTFTMADLFRFVGDINPIGD; this is encoded by the coding sequence ATGAATACACAGCAAAAAAATCAAAACAAAATTCAAGGCTTTACTCCGCGTAAACCTGCGGGAGAACGAGTCGGGAGAATGCACGGATTCAGTCCGCGCAAAGAAGATAATCAACCGATTGGACAATTTGTTCCCACAGGTAAGTTTGGCAGATTATTTCCTGAACTACGTCCCCTAACGCCCGTTAATAAAAGCTTAGAAGAGTTTAAAAAGAGTTTGGAAGCTTTAGGAAATGCAATGAGCGATCCTCAATTTCCAGACGATCCAAGCGAAAATGATCCTGCAAACGACAACAAAACTGTTCCTGCTGGCTACACTTATTTAGGTCAATTCATCGATCACGACATTACTTTTGATATCACTTCGCTGCAAGAAACGCTCAACGATCCTCTAGCGTTAAGAAACTTCCGCACCCCAATGCTTGACCTCGATAGTCTTTACGGTGCAGGTCCTGAGGTGCAACCATATCTTTATGAACTCGGAAGACCAGAGTTTTTCTTGATTGGACAAACGACTGAAAGCCCGACAGGAAGACAAGGCGAACAACTAGGCGTACTACCGAATGATATTCCCCGCGCACCGAGTATGCTAGGGCTACTCGGCGATCCTCGTAATGATGAAAATCTGATTGTTTCGCAATTACATCTTGCATTCCTTAAATTTCATAATAAGGTGGTGCAAGGAATTAAAGATGGCACAATTCAACAAGAGTCCCCAATTCGTAAGTCTGCATTTGAAGAAGCTAGAGATCTCGTTATATGGCATTATCAGTGGATTGTTCTCCACGATTTTCTTAAACGCATTCTCGACAACGAACAACTCGATCTTGTCCTCAAGCAAGGACCATCTTTTTACAAACCTACAGGCGATGCGTTTATTCCGCTAGAGTTTTCTGTTGCTGCTTATCGTCTTGGACATAGCATGGTACGCGCAGCGTATGACTACAACCGCGTTTTCACTTTTCTAGAAACAGATAGCAAACTTGCAAGTGCGACGCTACAACTTCTCTTTGAATTTACTGCTAAATCAGGAACAAGCGATACTGCACCAGGGCTTAATCCCACACTTCCGACAAACTGGGTAATTGATTGGCGCAGGTTTTTTGAAATTGACCCAAATGTACCAGCTGGTTTAAGCCGCAAATTAGATCCTTTACTTGTTGACCCTTTAAAAGATTTACCTAACGTTCCCGAACCGAAATCTTTAGCAGTCAGAAACTTACTACGCGGATTAAAAGTAGGTTTACCACCTGGTCAAAGTGTTGCCAAATTCATGGGATTTGATCCCTTAACACCTGCTGAGATTGCAACAGGGAAAGATGGAGAAGTCGCCAGAGAACATGGTTTTGATATTGAATCTCCATTATGGTACTACATTCTTAAAGAAGCAGAAATTCAAGGTAAAGGCGAACATTTAGGGCAAGTTGGTAGCCGGATTATTGCTGAAGTTTTTGTAGGATTACTTCAAAAAGATAGTAGTTCTTTCTTAGTTAGAAAACCTGACTGGAAACCAACGCTTCCTGCACAGCAGCAAGGAACATTTACGATGGCTGACTTATTCAGATTTGTTGGAGATATTAATCCGATCGGTGATTAA
- the rpiA gene encoding ribose-5-phosphate isomerase RpiA, whose protein sequence is MTAGVDPVKLMKQEVGKAAADRVQSGTIVGLGTGSTTAYTIQFLGDRLKSGELKDIVGIPTSFQAEVLAKQYGIPLTTLDAVDHIDIAIDGADEVDPQKNLIKGGGAAHTREKIVDYLADQFIVVVDSSKIVDRLGSSFAVPVEVIPMAISPVMRAIEKLGGKPELRMGVKKAGPVITDQGNMVVDVKFDRIDDPANLEKTLNNIPGVLENGIFVGVTDLVLIGEVQDGKPVVKEM, encoded by the coding sequence ATGACCGCAGGCGTAGATCCCGTGAAATTGATGAAGCAGGAAGTTGGTAAAGCTGCTGCCGATCGCGTACAATCTGGGACAATCGTTGGATTAGGAACGGGGTCAACGACAGCGTACACAATTCAATTTTTAGGCGATCGCCTCAAGTCTGGTGAACTCAAAGACATTGTTGGGATTCCCACCTCTTTTCAAGCCGAAGTTCTCGCAAAACAGTACGGTATTCCATTAACAACACTCGATGCAGTTGACCACATTGATATTGCGATCGATGGTGCGGATGAAGTCGATCCGCAAAAGAATCTCATCAAAGGTGGCGGTGCGGCGCATACCCGCGAAAAAATTGTTGATTACCTCGCCGATCAATTTATTGTTGTCGTCGATAGCTCCAAAATTGTAGATCGCTTAGGTTCTAGCTTTGCAGTTCCTGTTGAAGTGATTCCGATGGCAATTTCTCCCGTTATGCGGGCGATTGAGAAACTCGGCGGTAAACCAGAATTGCGTATGGGCGTGAAAAAAGCAGGACCTGTGATCACCGATCAAGGCAACATGGTGGTAGATGTAAAATTTGATCGGATTGACGACCCAGCCAATCTCGAAAAAACGCTCAACAACATCCCTGGCGTCTTAGAAAACGGCATTTTCGTCGGCGTAACCGATTTAGTCCTCATTGGTGAAGTGCAAGACGGTAAGCCAGTAGTGAAGGAAATGTAA
- a CDS encoding aldo/keto reductase codes for MQYRRFGRTQIQMPVFSCGGMRYQFKWQDVPASQIPRNNQKNLEATICRAIEVGINHIETARGYGTSEYQLGRILPSLPREELIVQTKINPSDNTREFQQKFEQSLKNLRLDYVDLLAIHGINDAESLQQSVRPGGCVEVVQKLQAQGKVRFLGFSTHGPTDIIVQAIATDLFDYVNLHWYYINQNNWAAIAAATRHDMGVFIISPSDKGGKLYQPPQKLVDLCNPLSPIVFNNLFCLSHSQVHTLSVGAARPQDFDEHLKTLALLDRSDDVLPPILARLEQAAIASLGESWAKTWHVGLPKHSETPGDVNIPVILWLRNLAIAYDMVDYAKMRYNLLGSGGSWFPGANAANINQLDLQYCLRNSPHAEKIPAILQEAHQLLGDAAIQRLSKQ; via the coding sequence ATGCAATACAGACGATTTGGGCGTACGCAAATCCAAATGCCAGTGTTTTCCTGCGGTGGAATGCGCTATCAATTTAAATGGCAAGATGTCCCAGCATCGCAAATTCCGAGGAATAATCAGAAAAACCTCGAAGCAACAATCTGTAGAGCCATAGAAGTTGGTATAAATCATATTGAAACTGCTCGTGGTTATGGCACTTCAGAGTATCAGCTAGGGCGAATTCTACCTAGTCTTCCCCGCGAGGAACTGATCGTCCAAACTAAAATTAATCCGAGTGACAACACGCGCGAATTTCAGCAAAAGTTTGAGCAGTCACTCAAAAATCTGCGGTTAGATTACGTCGATCTACTCGCAATTCACGGTATTAACGATGCTGAATCATTGCAGCAAAGCGTGCGCCCTGGCGGTTGTGTAGAAGTTGTGCAAAAGTTACAAGCCCAAGGAAAAGTCCGGTTTCTCGGCTTTTCTACCCACGGACCTACAGACATTATTGTACAGGCGATTGCAACCGATTTATTCGACTACGTTAACCTGCACTGGTACTATATCAATCAAAACAACTGGGCGGCGATCGCAGCTGCTACGCGTCATGACATGGGCGTGTTTATCATTAGTCCGTCGGATAAAGGTGGAAAGCTTTATCAACCACCACAAAAACTTGTAGACTTGTGCAATCCTTTAAGTCCTATTGTGTTCAATAATCTCTTTTGCTTGAGTCATTCGCAAGTACACACATTAAGTGTCGGTGCTGCACGTCCGCAAGACTTTGACGAACACTTAAAAACTTTAGCACTTCTCGATCGCTCAGATGACGTTTTACCACCGATTTTGGCACGTTTAGAGCAAGCGGCGATCGCATCATTAGGCGAAAGTTGGGCAAAAACTTGGCACGTCGGTTTACCCAAACACAGCGAAACGCCAGGCGATGTGAATATTCCGGTGATTTTGTGGTTAAGAAATTTAGCGATCGCCTACGATATGGTTGACTATGCAAAAATGCGCTACAACCTCTTAGGTAGCGGTGGTAGCTGGTTTCCTGGTGCAAATGCTGCCAACATCAACCAACTCGATTTACAATATTGTCTCAGAAATAGTCCTCACGCCGAAAAAATTCCTGCTATCCTGCAAGAAGCGCATCAATTATTAGGCGATGCTGCAATTCAACGCTTATCCAAGCAATAA
- a CDS encoding superoxide dismutase: MTLNRRNLLFLLGASAGAVAIDTLRPHGLLQTALAAESPSGSGSFELPPLPYAYNALEPHIDAATMRFHHDRHHATYVKNLNAALEKHPQLKGRSAEQLLSNLNSVPEDIRTSVRNNGGGHVNHSMFWRIMSPDGGGEPTGQIATVINQNFGSFAEFKKQFNSAGEGRFGSGWAWLVRTRDGNYQITSTANQDSPFMEGNYPIMGNDVWEHAYYLKYQNRRAEYLNAWWNVVNWNEINQRLAQATKTA, encoded by the coding sequence ATGACTCTTAATCGACGGAATTTATTATTTCTTTTAGGGGCAAGTGCTGGTGCAGTTGCAATTGATACATTGCGTCCGCATGGATTGTTGCAAACCGCCTTAGCAGCGGAATCTCCTAGTGGTAGTGGCAGTTTCGAGTTACCACCGCTGCCCTACGCATACAATGCACTCGAACCACACATTGATGCTGCAACGATGCGTTTTCACCACGATCGCCACCATGCAACATACGTCAAAAACTTGAACGCGGCGCTAGAAAAGCATCCTCAACTCAAGGGTAGAAGCGCAGAACAACTCTTAAGCAATCTTAACAGCGTTCCAGAAGATATCCGCACCAGTGTACGCAACAATGGTGGCGGTCACGTTAATCACTCGATGTTTTGGCGAATTATGAGTCCTGACGGTGGCGGCGAACCAACAGGACAAATCGCGACAGTGATTAACCAAAATTTTGGTAGCTTTGCAGAATTTAAAAAACAATTCAATTCGGCTGGCGAAGGGCGCTTCGGTAGTGGTTGGGCGTGGTTAGTTCGCACGCGCGATGGTAATTATCAAATTACCAGTACCGCCAATCAAGATAGTCCCTTTATGGAGGGTAATTACCCGATTATGGGCAACGACGTGTGGGAACACGCCTATTACCTCAAATACCAAAACCGCCGTGCAGAATATCTCAACGCCTGGTGGAACGTTGTTAATTGGAACGAGATTAATCAACGATTAGCCCAAGCAACAAAAACAGCGTAA
- the rsmG gene encoding 16S rRNA (guanine(527)-N(7))-methyltransferase RsmG, translated as METSPMLPQMLDIWQQMNWQPTQAQQAKFQRLYELILAGNRQLNLTRITAPLEFWEKHLWDSLRGIAAYLSTPQTTMKMIDVGTGAGFPGIPIAIVCERSHVTLLDSTRKKMNFVDSLVAELDISNATTLVGRAESINQLPQHHQSYDVALIRAVGSPHLCAEYTLPFLKPNGLAILYRGQWTTDETEALQTRVKPLRGVIEKIEEFVTPLSQSVRHCVYLRKIS; from the coding sequence ATGGAAACATCACCAATGCTGCCGCAAATGTTAGATATCTGGCAGCAAATGAATTGGCAACCTACACAAGCGCAACAAGCGAAGTTTCAACGCCTTTATGAATTGATTTTGGCGGGAAATCGTCAGCTGAATTTAACCCGCATCACTGCGCCTTTAGAGTTTTGGGAGAAGCATTTGTGGGATTCATTGCGCGGAATTGCAGCGTATCTCTCTACGCCACAGACAACGATGAAAATGATTGATGTTGGTACAGGCGCAGGTTTTCCAGGGATTCCTATTGCGATTGTTTGCGAGCGATCGCACGTCACTCTCCTCGACTCGACGCGCAAAAAAATGAATTTCGTCGATAGCCTAGTAGCAGAACTTGACATTTCAAACGCAACTACGTTGGTGGGTAGGGCTGAAAGTATTAACCAACTTCCGCAGCATCATCAAAGCTACGATGTCGCGCTGATTCGTGCTGTTGGTTCGCCGCATCTCTGTGCTGAGTATACCTTGCCATTTTTGAAGCCGAATGGCTTAGCAATCCTCTATCGCGGTCAGTGGACAACCGATGAAACTGAAGCTTTACAAACTAGGGTTAAGCCCTTGAGGGGTGTCATCGAGAAGATTGAAGAGTTTGTGACGCCTTTAAGTCAGAGCGTTCGGCACTGCGTATATTTACGGAAAATTTCCTGA
- a CDS encoding ABC transporter ATP-binding protein, translating into MLYLKNLVYHPPASQTAILKSIDLQLAPQNLGLIIGPSGSGKSTLLEILSGLVEATSGEIAWRDQELSADYLQQLGGLVFQFPERHFCGGTILEELRLGHPELGTERVRQALQEVGLEHLSLQAAPHALSGGQQRRLALAVQLIRQPHLLLLDEPTAGLDWSMRRQLVNLLAKLKQHWTLLVVTHDASDLLSIADSCWTLNHGVLEAVPDPALLAVKAKATLATVDKTSVYTIEETSEAG; encoded by the coding sequence ATGCTCTACCTCAAAAATCTTGTTTATCACCCTCCCGCAAGCCAAACAGCGATTCTTAAATCAATTGATCTGCAACTAGCACCTCAAAACTTGGGACTGATTATTGGTCCGAGTGGTTCGGGAAAAAGTACCCTACTAGAAATTTTATCTGGACTTGTCGAAGCAACATCAGGTGAAATTGCGTGGCGCGATCAAGAACTTAGTGCTGATTATCTACAACAACTAGGTGGCTTAGTTTTTCAATTTCCTGAACGTCATTTTTGCGGTGGTACGATTTTGGAGGAATTGCGCTTAGGACATCCGGAATTAGGTACAGAAAGAGTGCGCCAAGCTTTACAAGAAGTTGGGTTAGAACATTTATCTTTACAAGCTGCACCTCATGCGCTAAGTGGCGGACAGCAACGGCGTTTAGCTTTGGCGGTGCAACTTATTCGTCAACCGCATTTACTACTACTCGATGAGCCAACTGCTGGTTTAGACTGGTCAATGCGGCGACAGTTAGTGAATTTACTTGCAAAACTAAAACAGCACTGGACGTTACTTGTCGTCACGCACGATGCGAGTGATTTATTAAGCATTGCGGATAGCTGTTGGACGCTAAATCATGGCGTGTTGGAAGCTGTACCAGATCCAGCTTTACTCGCAGTCAAAGCTAAAGCTACACTTGCGACTGTCGATAAAACCTCAGTTTACACGATTGAGGAAACCTCAGAAGCAGGCTAG
- a CDS encoding Sll0314/Alr1548 family TPR repeat-containing protein → MRKRWFSQVQHTFAALASTTLLTLSLGFSPTLAQDPFRATNQRQIGDNTEAAFKAIFEQGNYQAAVNYLNQAETSEPNEPLAYAMKASLAYTLNDDINAFGNYGKRTLETGRQLIAQDPLRGNLYAAVGHFLQGAAALVREGTVRGTPQALSELRQVYAYLDKAEAVAPNDPELNLLRGYMDLMLAVNLPFSSPQQAIDRLVRFAGPRYLADRGLAIGYRDLDQYTEALTYVDRALQATPNNPELYYLKAQILAEQGKKQNNPSALKAAVENFDRAIAKKDQLPSSLVKQIERERSRTVQRVSGAS, encoded by the coding sequence ATGCGCAAAAGATGGTTTTCTCAGGTACAACACACATTTGCTGCTTTGGCAAGTACAACTTTACTCACTCTTAGCTTGGGATTTAGCCCGACTTTAGCTCAAGATCCATTTCGTGCTACTAACCAGCGTCAAATTGGCGACAATACAGAAGCTGCTTTCAAAGCCATATTCGAGCAAGGTAACTATCAAGCAGCCGTCAATTATCTCAATCAAGCCGAGACAAGCGAACCGAATGAACCTTTAGCTTACGCAATGAAAGCTTCATTGGCGTATACTTTAAACGATGACATAAATGCGTTTGGTAATTATGGCAAGCGCACCTTAGAAACGGGAAGACAGCTAATCGCGCAAGACCCCCTACGTGGTAATTTGTATGCTGCTGTTGGTCACTTTTTACAAGGTGCAGCAGCTTTAGTACGCGAGGGAACAGTACGCGGTACACCGCAAGCGCTATCCGAGTTAAGACAAGTGTATGCGTATTTAGACAAAGCCGAAGCCGTTGCTCCCAACGATCCCGAACTAAATCTTCTGCGGGGCTATATGGATTTGATGTTAGCCGTTAATTTGCCATTTTCCAGCCCACAGCAAGCGATTGATAGACTTGTAAGATTTGCCGGACCTAGGTATTTAGCCGATCGCGGTTTAGCAATTGGCTATCGCGATTTAGATCAATATACCGAAGCGTTAACTTACGTCGATCGCGCTTTACAAGCGACTCCAAATAATCCTGAGTTGTACTATCTTAAAGCCCAAATTCTCGCCGAACAAGGCAAAAAGCAAAATAATCCGTCCGCATTGAAAGCCGCTGTAGAAAACTTTGACCGCGCGATCGCCAAAAAAGACCAACTTCCATCAAGTTTAGTTAAGCAAATTGAACGCGAACGTAGTAGAACGGTTCAACGCGTTAGCGGTGCTAGTTAA
- a CDS encoding DUF3531 family protein — translation MQVQFREFDPFDVWIWLEFTTVPSEMEKRYVEEVFNSWFYLGKLGAFNAENLQVQEQGLDLSYMHYDEQTADESLMALMHNMGEFEYEGTWGRCWFDLGTSDAIALDILINALKQLSQEYVSIATLYIGGENEDWTVEDSESRSSFIYDGSNN, via the coding sequence ATGCAGGTACAGTTCCGCGAGTTCGATCCTTTTGATGTGTGGATTTGGCTAGAGTTTACTACCGTTCCATCTGAGATGGAGAAACGCTATGTCGAAGAAGTCTTCAACTCCTGGTTTTATCTCGGTAAACTCGGCGCATTCAACGCAGAAAATCTACAAGTGCAAGAGCAAGGACTCGATCTCAGCTATATGCATTATGACGAACAAACGGCTGATGAAAGCTTGATGGCACTGATGCACAATATGGGAGAATTTGAATATGAGGGAACATGGGGGCGTTGTTGGTTTGACTTAGGCACGAGTGATGCGATCGCGCTGGATATTCTCATCAATGCTTTAAAGCAACTTAGCCAGGAATACGTCAGTATTGCGACATTGTACATTGGCGGCGAAAATGAAGACTGGACAGTAGAAGATAGCGAGAGCCGTTCAAGCTTTATCTACGACGGTAGTAATAATTAA
- a CDS encoding NUDIX hydrolase, protein MHKPGEIRVLALGLVKDSERVFLSQGYDPGKQQIFYRAMGGGVDFGETSRDALQREFYEEIQAEITNIRYLDCIESLFTYNDKPGHEILFVYQCDFVDSKFYQIDTLDFKEGKRKKTALWVECDRFKTGELKLVPEVFLNYL, encoded by the coding sequence ATGCACAAACCTGGTGAAATTCGCGTATTAGCTTTGGGATTAGTTAAGGATAGCGAACGCGTTTTTCTTTCTCAAGGCTACGACCCTGGTAAACAACAAATTTTTTATCGTGCGATGGGTGGTGGTGTTGATTTTGGAGAAACAAGCCGCGACGCCTTACAACGCGAATTCTACGAAGAAATTCAAGCGGAAATCACCAACATTCGCTATCTCGACTGCATCGAAAGTTTGTTTACCTACAACGATAAACCAGGACACGAAATTCTTTTCGTTTATCAGTGCGATTTTGTCGATTCCAAATTCTATCAAATCGATACGCTTGATTTTAAAGAAGGTAAACGGAAAAAAACCGCGCTTTGGGTAGAGTGCGATCGTTTTAAAACTGGAGAACTTAAGTTAGTTCCTGAAGTGTTTCTCAATTATTTATAA
- a CDS encoding ribose-phosphate pyrophosphokinase — protein sequence MKVLRGSAVLSSATLTLQSAPTAVADNNRLRLFSGSANVPFSQEVARYLGMELGPMIRKRFADGELYIQIQESIRGCDVYLIQPTCHPVNDNLMELLIMIDACRRASARQITAVIPYYGYARADRKTAGRESITAKLVANLITQAGANRIVAMDLHSAQIQGYFDIPFDHVYGSPVLINYLASKQLADLVVVSPDVGGVARARAFAKKLDDAPLAIIDKRRQAHNVAEVLNVIGDVEGKTAVLVDDMIDTGGTITEGAKLLREQGARQVYACATHAVFSPPAIERLSSGIFEEVIVTNTIPVPEDHRFAQLTVLSVANLIGETIWRVHEDSSVSSMFR from the coding sequence ATGAAGGTGCTCCGAGGGTCTGCCGTGCTCAGTTCTGCAACTTTGACACTTCAGTCAGCTCCTACTGCGGTTGCTGATAATAACCGTCTGCGCTTATTTTCTGGCTCTGCTAATGTACCGTTCTCCCAAGAAGTCGCTCGTTATTTGGGCATGGAATTGGGACCGATGATTAGAAAGCGCTTCGCAGATGGCGAACTTTACATTCAAATTCAAGAATCCATTCGCGGTTGTGATGTTTATCTCATTCAGCCGACTTGCCATCCCGTTAATGATAATTTGATGGAATTGCTGATTATGATCGATGCCTGTCGTCGGGCTTCGGCGCGGCAGATTACAGCAGTTATTCCCTACTATGGTTACGCGAGGGCGGATCGCAAAACAGCGGGGCGCGAATCGATTACTGCTAAATTGGTGGCTAACTTGATTACTCAAGCAGGAGCCAATCGCATTGTAGCGATGGATTTACATTCCGCGCAAATTCAAGGCTACTTCGATATTCCCTTTGATCACGTTTATGGTTCGCCAGTTCTCATTAACTACTTAGCAAGTAAGCAACTTGCTGACTTGGTTGTCGTTTCACCCGATGTCGGAGGTGTTGCAAGAGCAAGAGCATTTGCGAAAAAGTTAGACGACGCACCGCTGGCAATTATCGACAAACGCCGTCAAGCACACAATGTCGCGGAAGTTCTTAACGTCATTGGTGATGTTGAGGGCAAAACTGCGGTACTTGTAGACGACATGATCGACACTGGCGGTACGATTACCGAGGGTGCTAAGTTATTGCGCGAACAAGGAGCGCGTCAAGTTTATGCATGTGCGACGCACGCTGTATTTTCACCACCAGCAATCGAGCGATTATCGAGCGGGATTTTTGAAGAAGTGATCGTCACTAATACAATTCCTGTTCCTGAAGATCATCGTTTTGCGCAACTCACAGTACTTTCAGTGGCAAATCTCATCGGTGAAACCATCTGGCGCGTTCATGAAGATAGTTCGGTAAGTAGTATGTTTCGTTAG
- a CDS encoding serine/threonine-protein kinase — translation MQPPIPLGSVLQNRYRITQILGQGGFGRTYLAQDQGRFGELCALKELIPNQNDSFHLEKSKELFQREAATLYQIQHPQVPQFRANFEEDQRLFLVQDYVEGKTYRDLLEEHKAQGQTFSEAAVLQLIRQLLPVLAHLHTRGIIHRDISPDNIILRESDRKPVLIDFGVVKELATQFQSGQNLSQPTTVGKLGYAPSEQLQTGKAYPNSDLYALAVTAIVLLTGKEPQELFDDTELTWNWQQWVTVSPEFAAVLNRMLSIRPGDRYQSVVEVAKALSAVDHLQATNPQLPNLQRRAIASPESSNSPAPTAPEVSQIQTIAVGRRPDLIAANSRQPRQTDPVIPAPRKREIWENPWAVIGIGICVALVAGFGSLFLVSYFLSTRTPEPQSFPSPVVPESPTPTPTVTETPSPEPTTYSQQLNLVPGATASVAGTLQANATANYTFNGEQGQQLSATLAQEGVLLTVLGPNQAPIEDLARRVTRYQGTLPFTGEYTIQLSPVQGIEESSYQLDVLLENPVIPTPTPTPTETPPSTVVPTVVPERITVNPGETVTPSGITGPQQITRYLVNVQEGQVLSVAVAQGDVTLDIRNPDGQLIEGATNLLNWQSQVSQTGDYQIDVIPTAQEDVDFAVNIGIENLQ, via the coding sequence ATGCAACCACCTATTCCACTGGGAAGTGTACTACAAAACCGTTACCGTATAACTCAAATTTTGGGTCAGGGAGGATTTGGGCGGACGTATTTAGCGCAAGATCAAGGGCGATTTGGCGAACTCTGCGCGCTGAAAGAACTGATTCCAAATCAAAACGATAGTTTTCATTTAGAAAAGTCAAAAGAGCTATTTCAACGCGAAGCTGCAACTTTATATCAAATTCAACATCCTCAAGTTCCGCAATTTCGTGCCAATTTTGAAGAAGATCAGCGTCTATTTCTCGTACAGGACTACGTTGAAGGCAAAACTTATCGCGACTTACTAGAAGAACACAAAGCCCAAGGGCAAACTTTTTCGGAGGCTGCGGTGTTGCAGTTGATTCGACAATTATTGCCAGTACTTGCGCATTTACACACGCGTGGTATTATTCACCGCGATATTTCACCAGATAATATTATTTTGCGTGAAAGCGATCGCAAACCTGTATTGATTGATTTTGGTGTTGTCAAAGAATTAGCAACGCAGTTTCAATCAGGACAAAATTTATCACAACCGACTACAGTAGGCAAATTAGGTTATGCGCCAAGCGAACAACTACAAACAGGAAAAGCCTACCCGAATAGCGATTTGTATGCTTTAGCCGTAACGGCGATCGTCCTGCTGACAGGAAAAGAACCGCAAGAATTATTTGACGATACGGAACTGACGTGGAATTGGCAACAGTGGGTAACAGTTAGCCCAGAATTTGCGGCGGTGTTGAACCGAATGTTGAGTATTCGTCCTGGCGATCGCTATCAATCGGTTGTGGAAGTTGCGAAAGCTTTATCTGCTGTCGATCATCTTCAGGCGACAAATCCACAACTACCCAATCTGCAACGCAGGGCGATCGCATCTCCAGAATCATCAAACTCCCCCGCACCTACCGCACCCGAAGTGTCGCAAATTCAAACGATCGCCGTCGGTCGTCGCCCTGATTTAATTGCTGCAAATTCGCGTCAACCAAGGCAAACTGACCCCGTAATTCCCGCACCGCGAAAACGCGAAATCTGGGAAAATCCTTGGGCGGTGATTGGAATAGGGATTTGTGTTGCTTTAGTCGCCGGATTTGGTTCGTTATTCCTCGTTAGTTATTTTCTAAGTACCCGCACCCCAGAACCCCAGTCGTTTCCCTCTCCAGTCGTCCCCGAAAGCCCGACGCCAACGCCAACGGTAACAGAAACACCATCTCCTGAACCGACAACTTATAGTCAACAGTTAAATCTCGTACCTGGTGCGACAGCGAGTGTTGCTGGTACGCTGCAAGCGAATGCGACTGCGAATTACACCTTCAATGGCGAACAAGGACAACAACTGAGTGCGACTCTCGCGCAAGAAGGCGTTCTTTTAACAGTATTAGGACCCAATCAAGCACCGATTGAAGACTTAGCCCGCAGGGTAACGCGCTATCAAGGAACATTGCCGTTTACTGGCGAGTATACAATTCAACTCAGCCCTGTGCAGGGAATCGAAGAAAGCAGCTATCAGCTTGATGTTTTACTCGAAAATCCTGTCATCCCAACGCCCACACCAACACCAACAGAAACTCCACCATCAACAGTCGTACCAACTGTCGTCCCCGAACGAATCACGGTAAATCCTGGAGAAACTGTCACGCCATCCGGTATCACAGGACCACAGCAAATAACGCGTTATTTAGTTAACGTCCAAGAAGGGCAAGTTTTATCGGTAGCGGTAGCCCAGGGAGATGTTACCTTAGATATTCGCAATCCCGATGGACAACTCATCGAGGGTGCTACGAATTTATTGAACTGGCAATCACAAGTATCGCAAACTGGTGATTATCAAATTGATGTCATTCCGACAGCACAAGAAGATGTTGACTTTGCAGTAAATATCGGCATCGAAAATTTACAATAA